Within Amycolatopsis sp. cg5, the genomic segment TGGGCTTGGCCGCGCTCACCTGCAGCGAGCCGGTCGGCGTCTTGATGTCGAACACCTCGGTGCCGTCGGGCAGCTTGGTGCGCACCGGCTCGGCCAGCTGGTCCACTGTGGACAGCGTGGCGCGGATCTTCTCGGCGGCCTTGCCCGGCACGAGCAGGGTCGCCGGGTTCACCGGCAGCTCGGAGTCCTCCGCCTTGGCCCAGCCCTTCGCGTAGAGGTCGCCGAGTTCCTGCTTGATGCCACGGGACTTCCAGTAGCCGGCGCCCGCCGACAGGTACAGCTTGCCGTCGGCGATCACCAGCTGCGCGCCCTGGTTGTCGAGCAGCAGCGTGCCGAGCGAGGTGCCCGCCTTGGTGACGCGCAGCGTGAGGTCGACGGGCGCGCCCGCCGAGTCCTTCGCGGAGCCGTGGTAGACGGCGACGGGCTGGTCGGCGAAGGTCTTCAGCGCGGTCTCGACAGCGTCGCGCTGCTCGGCGCGCCGGTCCGCCTTCTGCTGGTCGGCGGCGGAAACACCGGCGGAGCCGGTCACCGAAACCTGACAGCCCGCGAGCAGCAAGCCCGCCATCGCCGTCACCAACGCCACCTTGGCCCGCATACGTCCACACCCCGTCATCTAGGAGTTCCCACCTCACCGCAGGGCCTAGTCTGCCGCTAGTGCGTTTTCGCCGACAGCCAGATCCCCATACCGATTTCGGAACCCCACCGCAAGTGGACGGGAAGCGGTTGGTCTACACTTTCGGGGATTGTCTCGGCGAGGCGGGCTCACCAGTGTGCCCGACGTGATCGACGCGGCGGCTTGAGTAAGGCCATGCGTCCACGTACTCGCCGCCGGCACCCGAGAACCAGTTCTTAAGTTGAAGGAGTGCACCACCGTGTCCGAGGTACGTCTGACCGTCGAGCCGCGCACCGAATTCGGTAAGGGCGCCGCGCGCCGTACCCGCCGCGCTGGCAAAATCCCCGCAGTCCTCTACGGCCACGGCTCGGACCCGCGCCACCTGTCGCTGCCGGGCTTGGAGTTCGCCCGCGTCGTCCGTGAGCACGGCCAGAACGCCGTCATCACCCTCGAGGTCGAGAACTCGACCGAGCTGGCGCTGACCAAGACCGTCGTGATCCACCCGCTGCGCAACTACATCGAGCACGTCGACCTGCTGGTCGTCAAGCGCGGCGAGAAGATCTCCGTGGACGTCCCGGTCGTCGTGACCGGCACCCCCGCCGCCTCCACCCTGGTCAACCAGGACGTCGACACCATCACCGTCGAGGTCGAGGCGCTGCACATCCCCGACCAGATCGAGGTCTCGATCGAGGGCGCCGAAGCCGGCACCCAGATCCTCGCCTCCCAGGTGACGCTGCCCGCCGGCGCGACGCTGGTGACCGACGGCGAGCACCTGATCGTCGCCGTCAACGAGGCACCGACCGAGGCTTCGCTCGAGGGTGGCGACGACGCCGACGCGGCGGCCGCCGAAGAGCCCGCCGCCGAGTAACTCCTTCTCGGTGACTGAAGAACTGCCGGGGGCCGGCGAGCAGGTTCTGCTCGCCGGCCTTGGCAATCCAGGGCCCCAGTACGCGGGCAACCGGCACAACGTCGGTTTCATGG encodes:
- a CDS encoding 50S ribosomal protein L25/general stress protein Ctc, whose amino-acid sequence is MSEVRLTVEPRTEFGKGAARRTRRAGKIPAVLYGHGSDPRHLSLPGLEFARVVREHGQNAVITLEVENSTELALTKTVVIHPLRNYIEHVDLLVVKRGEKISVDVPVVVTGTPAASTLVNQDVDTITVEVEALHIPDQIEVSIEGAEAGTQILASQVTLPAGATLVTDGEHLIVAVNEAPTEASLEGGDDADAAAAEEPAAE